The following coding sequences lie in one Onychomys torridus chromosome X, mOncTor1.1, whole genome shotgun sequence genomic window:
- the LOC118574830 gene encoding LOW QUALITY PROTEIN: frataxin, mitochondrial-like (The sequence of the model RefSeq protein was modified relative to this genomic sequence to represent the inferred CDS: substituted 2 bases at 2 genomic stop codons) translates to MWALRCHAAVGLLPWVVSRPWASVGIPRGRELIRACSHRGLQVTTNVASTGRHSSLSPHYLDQILNIKKQSVCVVHLRNSGTLDNPSSLDKTAYERLAEEILDALAEFFEDLADKPYTLEDYDVSFGGGVLTVKLGGDLGTYVINKQTPNKQIWLSSPSSGPKHXDXTGKNWVYSHDSMSLHELLARELTEAFDTKLDLSSLAYSGKGS, encoded by the coding sequence ATGTGGGCGCTCAGATGCCACGCGGCTGTGGGTCTGCTGCCATGGGTAGTGTCCAGGCCCTGGGCCTCAGTCGGGATCCCACGCGGGAGGGAGCTGATCAGAGCATGCAGCCACAGAGGCCTGCAGGTCACAACCAATGTGGCCTCCACCGGCCGCCACTCAAGTCTCAGCCCCCACTACCTCGATCAGATTCTGAACATCAAGAAGCAGAGTGTCTGTGTGGTACATCtgaggaactcaggaactttagacaaCCCAAGCTCTCTAGATAAAACAGCTTATGAAAGACTTGCGGAAGAGATACTGGACGCCCTGGCAGAGTTCTTTGAAGACTTGGCAGACAAGCCCTATACCCTGGAGGACTACGATGTCTCCTTTGGGGGCGGCGTACTAACTGTTAAGCTGGGCGGGGATCTAGGGACCTATGTGATCAATAAGCAGACCCCAAACAAGCAGATCTGGTTATCATCTCCCTCCAGTGGCCCCAAGCACTAAGACTGAACGGGGAAGAACTGGGTGTACTCCCATGACAGCATGTCCCTACATGAGCTGCTGGCCAGGGAGCTGACAGAGGCCTTCGACACCAAACTGGACTTGTCTTCCTTGGCCTACTCTGGAAAAGGCTCTTGA